In Maridesulfovibrio sp., the following proteins share a genomic window:
- a CDS encoding aldo/keto reductase: MSTKISMKTLGNSEIKISSIGLGCMGLSEFYGEATSDKQGCELILHALDNGINFFDTADMYGNGHNEKLLAKGLKGRREEAVIATKFGIVREKGEYARTISGKPEYVRKACHDSLRRLGTDYIDLYYIHRVDGDTPIEDTIGEMSRLADEGKIRAIGISEASAETLRKAHAVHPLSALQSEYSMLTRDPEGEILGLTRELGISFVPYSPICRGLLSNWKPSSDNDDLRNNLPRFQGDSYTRNKSIADKLAVIATNKGCSLAQLSLAWVCAQRDNIIPIPGTTKIKNLDSNIAAASITLSAEELADIEKILSTNKVRGNRYTEEGMKGVNV; this comes from the coding sequence ATGTCTACAAAAATCAGTATGAAAACACTTGGTAACAGCGAGATCAAAATTTCATCCATCGGCCTCGGCTGCATGGGCTTGAGTGAATTTTATGGAGAAGCCACCTCGGACAAACAGGGATGCGAGCTCATTCTCCACGCATTGGATAACGGGATAAACTTCTTTGATACCGCCGACATGTACGGAAACGGTCATAATGAGAAACTACTGGCCAAAGGTTTAAAGGGACGCAGGGAAGAAGCAGTAATAGCAACCAAATTCGGCATTGTGCGCGAAAAAGGTGAATACGCCCGGACCATCAGCGGCAAACCGGAATATGTTCGCAAAGCCTGCCATGACAGTCTGCGCCGTCTGGGCACCGATTACATTGACCTTTACTACATCCACAGGGTTGATGGTGATACGCCCATCGAAGATACCATAGGAGAAATGTCTCGACTTGCAGATGAAGGTAAGATCAGGGCTATCGGCATATCTGAAGCATCCGCAGAAACTCTACGCAAAGCACATGCGGTGCATCCTCTCTCTGCCCTGCAATCTGAATACTCCATGCTGACCCGTGACCCTGAAGGCGAAATACTGGGCCTTACCCGCGAACTTGGAATCAGCTTTGTTCCCTACAGCCCTATCTGCAGGGGCTTGCTTAGTAACTGGAAACCTTCTTCGGACAATGACGATTTAAGGAATAACCTACCCCGTTTTCAGGGCGACTCATATACCAGAAATAAGTCCATAGCTGATAAACTGGCCGTGATAGCTACCAACAAAGGATGCTCACTGGCCCAGCTTTCTCTGGCATGGGTCTGCGCACAAAGGGACAACATCATCCCCATTCCCGGGACTACTAAAATTAAAAACCTCGACTCCAACATAGCAGCTGCCTCTATTACTCTGAGCGCTGAAGAGCTGGCGGACATTGAAAAAATCCTGTCCACCAACAAAGTCAGGGGAAACCGTTACACTGAGGAAGGAATGAAAGGAGTCAACGTTTAA
- a CDS encoding LysR family transcriptional regulator: METRQLKYFLAVAEELHFGRAAKRLHISQPPLSQQIMKFEEELGVKLFQRNKRSVSLTAAGVSLLRDAPSILQAIERAEINLLDAAGGQRGQFSLGYIGPALDTLLPECIREYKENYPAVRLSLREMFTGDQLEAVRKGELDAGIVRLFRHDVSDLESAAFHREPYSLVIPEGHRLCSGGPVAISELAGEKFVFSPRDAQPRLYDEWMSVFSHYGFVPEVTQEAARKSAIVALVAAGIGIGIVPQSMAGRKHKGVVFKELTGNCPYIEMQIVYKKREEFPAVLNFVNLLKGKLAVNF; encoded by the coding sequence ATGGAAACACGACAGCTGAAATATTTTCTGGCCGTTGCTGAAGAGCTGCATTTCGGGCGCGCCGCTAAGCGTTTGCATATATCACAGCCACCACTCAGCCAGCAGATAATGAAATTTGAAGAGGAGCTGGGGGTTAAACTCTTTCAGCGTAACAAACGCTCTGTATCACTCACTGCGGCGGGAGTGTCATTACTCCGTGATGCACCGTCCATTCTACAGGCAATAGAGCGGGCTGAAATCAACCTGCTTGACGCAGCAGGCGGACAGAGAGGCCAGTTCTCCCTAGGATACATAGGACCAGCCCTTGATACGTTACTTCCGGAATGTATCCGTGAGTACAAGGAGAACTATCCCGCTGTGCGCTTAAGTTTACGGGAAATGTTTACAGGCGATCAGCTTGAGGCCGTGCGGAAAGGCGAACTTGATGCAGGAATAGTGCGTTTGTTTCGCCATGATGTTTCTGATCTTGAGAGTGCGGCTTTCCACCGTGAACCCTACTCCTTGGTCATTCCAGAAGGGCATAGACTCTGCTCAGGCGGTCCGGTTGCAATTTCTGAACTGGCAGGTGAGAAGTTCGTATTCTCTCCACGCGATGCTCAACCGCGGCTTTATGATGAATGGATGAGCGTTTTTTCTCACTATGGATTCGTGCCAGAAGTAACGCAGGAAGCGGCGCGGAAGAGTGCAATTGTGGCTTTGGTTGCTGCTGGTATAGGTATTGGTATAGTCCCGCAAAGTATGGCCGGGCGGAAGCATAAGGGTGTGGTATTTAAAGAACTGACAGGGAATTGCCCTTACATTGAAATGCAGATTGTTTATAAAAAGAGAGAAGAGTTTCCGGCAGTACTAAATTTTGTCAATCTTCTTAAAGGGAAATTAGCTGTAAATTTTTGA
- a CDS encoding cupin domain-containing protein produces MADLELKDLKNVTIKNIDHNKVLNLTDLVSYQEGQVVSRTLSQVKQISLTLFAFDTGEGISTHSAPGDAMVQVLDGVAEVTIGDEVFNVGAGESIVMPANIPHGLEARERFKMLLTLIKQ; encoded by the coding sequence ATGGCTGACTTAGAACTCAAGGATCTTAAAAACGTAACCATAAAGAATATTGATCATAACAAGGTGTTGAACCTTACTGATCTGGTTAGTTACCAGGAAGGTCAGGTCGTCAGCAGAACACTTTCACAGGTCAAGCAGATCTCCCTGACCCTGTTCGCATTTGATACCGGGGAAGGGATAAGCACACACAGCGCGCCGGGGGATGCCATGGTGCAGGTACTGGACGGAGTTGCGGAAGTTACCATCGGTGATGAAGTCTTCAACGTAGGTGCAGGGGAATCGATTGTGATGCCCGCTAACATTCCGCACGGCCTTGAAGCGCGTGAGCGGTTCAAGATGCTGCTGACCCTGATCAAGCAATAG
- a CDS encoding ATP-binding protein, translating to MIHDAGMIQRIQTLKGWLYVLITSVIIYVLVDRYYRSVQKNQNDYRRLLENIADPIYLVDSLGNIVDINGAAVETLGYSREELLKLSIPDIAPKTNLEEWLKTMSVAAPDQRFVFESNHRRKDGENYPVEVVACIFQEDDRRYYLGVARDITQRVQTLELLVQHEKMSSLGGMAAGIAHEINNPLAAIMGSSQNINNRIFKDTPKNLRVAEECSVDLEAMREYLRKQEIANMLSTISEAGSRASQIISSMLSFSHSGPRKFHKCDVVKLVDESLKLLASDLSFYTNSRFNQIKIKKEHTENQLHVCCLRSETQQVIMNLIKNASEAMAEKNYPYGVYPELTVRTKNNPTGILIEIEDNGPGIPQKRLKKIFEPFYTSKEVGMGTGLGLSISYFIITEKHKGTINVRSSLGNGTKFTIRLPKDLCDN from the coding sequence ATGATACATGACGCCGGCATGATCCAGAGAATCCAAACCCTCAAAGGCTGGTTATATGTATTGATCACATCTGTGATAATATACGTCTTAGTGGACAGATATTACCGTTCAGTACAAAAAAACCAAAATGATTACCGGCGATTGCTCGAAAACATTGCTGACCCCATCTATCTGGTAGATTCTCTGGGAAACATCGTTGATATCAATGGTGCTGCTGTAGAAACCCTTGGATACAGCAGGGAAGAACTACTGAAACTCAGCATTCCCGATATTGCCCCCAAAACCAATCTTGAAGAATGGCTGAAAACGATGAGCGTGGCCGCACCTGACCAGCGATTTGTATTTGAAAGCAACCACAGGCGTAAAGACGGCGAAAACTATCCTGTGGAAGTAGTTGCCTGTATTTTCCAGGAAGATGACCGCAGATATTATCTTGGGGTAGCACGCGACATTACTCAACGTGTTCAGACACTGGAACTGCTTGTGCAGCATGAAAAAATGAGTTCGCTTGGTGGGATGGCGGCTGGTATTGCGCATGAAATAAATAACCCGCTGGCGGCAATCATGGGATCCAGCCAGAATATCAACAACAGAATTTTCAAAGACACACCCAAAAACCTCCGAGTCGCAGAGGAGTGCTCAGTTGATTTAGAGGCTATGCGGGAATATCTGCGCAAACAGGAAATTGCAAACATGCTGTCCACCATTTCCGAAGCAGGTAGCAGGGCATCTCAGATCATCTCCAGCATGCTTAGTTTCAGCCACAGCGGTCCGCGTAAATTTCATAAATGCGACGTAGTCAAGCTGGTGGATGAAAGCCTTAAACTCCTTGCCTCGGATTTGAGTTTTTACACAAACTCCCGGTTCAACCAGATAAAAATAAAAAAAGAACACACGGAAAATCAGCTGCACGTATGCTGTCTGCGCAGCGAAACTCAGCAGGTAATAATGAATCTCATTAAAAATGCCAGCGAAGCAATGGCAGAAAAGAATTATCCATACGGAGTCTATCCGGAATTAACAGTTCGGACAAAAAACAATCCGACCGGAATTCTCATTGAGATAGAGGATAATGGTCCCGGAATCCCCCAAAAAAGACTCAAAAAAATATTCGAACCTTTTTATACTTCCAAAGAAGTCGGAATGGGGACAGGACTGGGGTTGTCAATTTCATACTTCATCATTACCGAAAAGCATAAGGGAACTATAAATGTCCGCAGCAGCCTCGGTAACGGAACCAAGTTTACCATCAGGCTACCAAAAGACTTATGTGATAATTAA
- a CDS encoding efflux RND transporter permease subunit — protein MPSSLNPEKTQGLIASAVRFFLHSKLTVILVIAALILGMAAVQLTPREEEPQIVVPMADIIVQVPGAGVEEVEKLITTPLERILWQIDGVEYVYSISRRDSSMVTVRFFVGEDREESLIKLHNAIAKNSDIAPNIASGWVVKPVEIDDVPIVALTLYPSPEAGRTDISDFELRRVAEELASRLAEVEDLSHVSLVSGRSREVRVELLPERMAGLNISPLEIASALKGADQSAVAGAVLSGNREVTVSANSFLNDAAEVRNLVVGVFNSRPVYLGDVAEVHDGPQEAVSYSRIGFSRMYLSRTGNDPEQDSRPAVTIAFSKKKGTNAVKVAEDVLKRAEQLKKAILPAGIKMEVTRDYGKTADAKVDELLGSLGFAVITVIILLALTLGWREASVVALAVPISFSLALFVNYLFGYTINRVTLFALILSLGLVVDDPITNVDNIQRHILMKKKKASEATLDAVSEVLPPVIMSTLAIIVSFVPLFFITGMMGPYMAPMAANVPLTVTFSTFCALTIVPWMAFRLLKDLKPAAVSGDAGPGRIERVYKRIVSPFLESSLRRWLLLVVILVGLVFSMALAGLRMVPLKMLPFDNKNEFQIVIDMDEGTPLEQTDRVVREMEQVLKTVPEVTNFVTYAGEPSPMDFNGLVRHYYWREGGHMADIRVNLADKSMRKEQSHAIVLRLRNELEQVAKRNDANIKIVESPPGPPVISTITTEVYGAEGRPYSALIEGAKQIEGIMKGEPGVVDIDTSTEADQTMIDFVLDKEKAALHGVSARDVVATLQMALSGMVPATVHEHGERTPLPVRLILPLLRRADVSSLEQLKVRTAEGRSVPLAELGRLVRISREQPVYHKNLKRVVYVFAEMAGRAPGEAILDMQAELKNDPLPPFIWSDWAGEGEWQITLDVFRDLGIAFGAALLGIYILLIVETGSFGMPLLIMSAIPLTLLGIMPGFWLLNLISAGTVQGIIGEAFADPVFFTATGMIGMIALGGIVIRNSLVLIDFIRQSVAGGMALKDAIIQSGSVRLRPIALTAATTALGAWPITLDPIFSGLAWALIFGLFASTLFTLLVIPVGYYVFEKDK, from the coding sequence ATGCCTTCTTCGTTAAATCCTGAAAAGACACAGGGGCTGATAGCTTCTGCGGTTCGCTTTTTCCTGCATTCGAAGCTGACCGTGATTCTGGTTATCGCTGCGCTCATTCTAGGGATGGCTGCTGTGCAGCTGACTCCGCGAGAGGAAGAACCGCAGATTGTTGTACCAATGGCCGATATTATTGTGCAGGTTCCCGGAGCGGGTGTTGAAGAAGTTGAAAAGCTGATTACAACCCCTCTGGAGCGTATTCTGTGGCAGATCGATGGTGTGGAATATGTGTATTCAATTTCGCGGCGTGATTCATCCATGGTTACGGTACGTTTCTTTGTCGGTGAGGACCGTGAGGAGTCCCTGATAAAACTGCACAATGCCATAGCCAAAAACAGCGATATTGCACCGAATATAGCTTCCGGATGGGTAGTCAAACCAGTTGAAATTGATGACGTTCCCATTGTCGCTTTGACTCTTTACCCGTCACCGGAGGCTGGACGGACTGATATTTCCGATTTTGAATTGCGCAGGGTTGCTGAAGAATTGGCGTCACGGTTGGCTGAGGTAGAAGACTTGTCCCATGTTTCATTGGTTTCGGGGCGCTCCCGTGAGGTTCGGGTGGAGCTTTTGCCCGAACGTATGGCCGGACTTAATATTTCTCCCCTTGAGATAGCTTCGGCTCTCAAGGGAGCGGACCAGTCGGCGGTTGCCGGAGCGGTCCTTTCCGGCAATCGGGAAGTCACTGTGTCCGCCAATTCCTTTTTGAATGATGCTGCTGAAGTTCGTAATCTGGTGGTGGGGGTATTCAATTCCCGCCCGGTATATCTGGGAGATGTGGCCGAAGTTCATGACGGTCCGCAGGAAGCGGTTTCCTATTCCCGGATCGGATTTTCCCGCATGTATCTGAGCAGAACCGGAAATGACCCGGAACAGGATTCCCGGCCGGCGGTGACAATTGCTTTTTCCAAGAAAAAAGGAACAAATGCGGTCAAGGTGGCCGAGGATGTGCTGAAGCGGGCGGAGCAATTGAAAAAGGCGATACTCCCCGCCGGGATAAAGATGGAAGTTACCCGCGATTACGGAAAAACAGCAGATGCTAAAGTTGATGAACTCCTCGGTTCGCTTGGGTTCGCAGTAATTACAGTAATTATCCTGCTGGCCCTGACCCTTGGCTGGCGTGAGGCCTCTGTTGTCGCCCTCGCCGTGCCGATCAGTTTTTCACTGGCTCTATTTGTCAATTATCTGTTTGGCTACACTATCAACCGGGTAACTCTTTTCGCATTAATCCTCTCTCTAGGGCTGGTAGTGGATGATCCGATCACTAATGTGGACAATATTCAGCGTCATATTCTTATGAAAAAGAAGAAAGCTTCCGAGGCTACCCTTGATGCTGTTTCCGAAGTTCTTCCGCCGGTAATAATGTCAACGCTGGCGATTATTGTTTCATTTGTTCCACTGTTTTTTATCACCGGGATGATGGGGCCGTACATGGCTCCCATGGCAGCCAATGTTCCGCTGACCGTTACGTTTTCAACTTTCTGTGCTTTGACAATTGTACCGTGGATGGCCTTTCGCCTGCTTAAGGATTTGAAACCCGCGGCTGTGTCCGGTGATGCCGGTCCGGGGAGAATAGAAAGGGTCTATAAACGCATAGTCTCACCATTTCTTGAATCCAGTTTACGGCGCTGGCTGCTGCTAGTGGTAATTCTGGTCGGGCTGGTCTTTTCCATGGCGCTGGCCGGACTCAGGATGGTTCCGTTGAAGATGTTACCCTTCGATAATAAAAATGAATTCCAGATCGTCATTGATATGGATGAAGGAACACCTCTTGAACAGACAGACCGTGTAGTCCGGGAGATGGAACAGGTGCTTAAAACAGTCCCTGAAGTGACTAATTTCGTTACCTATGCAGGAGAGCCTTCGCCCATGGATTTTAATGGTCTTGTGCGGCATTACTATTGGCGTGAAGGTGGGCATATGGCCGATATCCGGGTCAACCTGGCGGATAAATCCATGCGTAAAGAACAAAGTCACGCCATTGTGCTCCGCTTGCGCAATGAATTGGAGCAGGTTGCGAAGCGTAATGATGCGAATATAAAAATTGTTGAATCTCCGCCCGGACCACCGGTGATATCCACCATCACAACGGAAGTCTACGGAGCCGAAGGCCGCCCTTATTCTGCACTTATTGAAGGCGCGAAGCAGATTGAGGGAATAATGAAAGGGGAGCCCGGGGTGGTGGATATTGATACTTCTACTGAAGCGGACCAAACGATGATCGACTTTGTGCTCGATAAGGAAAAAGCGGCATTACACGGCGTAAGTGCCCGGGATGTAGTAGCTACTCTGCAAATGGCCCTTTCCGGTATGGTCCCGGCCACTGTCCATGAGCATGGTGAGCGCACTCCGCTTCCCGTACGTCTTATCCTGCCGCTTCTGCGCCGGGCGGATGTTTCTTCTCTTGAACAGCTAAAAGTGCGTACTGCCGAAGGTAGAAGTGTTCCTCTGGCCGAGCTTGGCAGATTGGTCAGAATAAGCAGGGAGCAGCCTGTTTATCATAAAAATCTCAAACGGGTGGTTTATGTGTTCGCGGAAATGGCCGGACGCGCCCCGGGTGAGGCTATCCTTGATATGCAGGCTGAACTCAAAAATGATCCGCTGCCGCCTTTCATATGGTCCGATTGGGCCGGGGAAGGAGAATGGCAGATTACACTGGATGTCTTTCGTGATCTGGGTATCGCTTTCGGTGCGGCTCTTCTGGGCATTTACATTCTGCTTATTGTGGAAACGGGCTCATTTGGGATGCCGCTTCTGATCATGAGTGCCATTCCGCTGACGCTGCTGGGGATCATGCCGGGATTCTGGCTTCTTAACCTGATCAGTGCCGGAACGGTGCAGGGAATAATTGGTGAAGCTTTTGCCGATCCGGTTTTTTTCACCGCCACAGGTATGATCGGCATGATCGCGCTGGGTGGGATTGTAATTCGTAACTCACTTGTACTCATTGATTTTATCCGTCAGTCCGTTGCGGGCGGCATGGCGCTTAAGGATGCGATTATCCAGTCAGGGTCTGTGCGCTTGCGGCCGATTGCCTTGACTGCGGCAACAACCGCTCTCGGAGCATGGCCTATCACTCTTGACCCGATTTTTTCCGGTCTTGCGTGGGCACTTATTTTCGGTCTGTTTGCTTCAACCTTGTTTACCCTGCTGGTTATTCCTGTGGGTTATTATGTTTTCGAGAAAGATAAATAA